The following proteins are co-located in the Poecile atricapillus isolate bPoeAtr1 chromosome 2, bPoeAtr1.hap1, whole genome shotgun sequence genome:
- the FSBP gene encoding fibrinogen silencer-binding protein, producing the protein MVGKARSSNFTLSEKLDLLKLVKPYVKILEEHTNKHSVIVEKNKCWDIIADNYNAIGVDRPPRTAQGLRTLYKRLKEYAKQELLQQKETHSDCKSSFSEPTKKVVEMIPQISNVCLRDRSGVQSASIDKETIAGTSSPQAMLDHHPATVMMDLQLEEDVKPPPSLIIDSQQNENLEQEEEHQLVHVMERSPSTSVSSVDMRVMMSPSPVPRRDEFFRLEVGERFRPMCGYDPQMLQMLKEEHQIILENQRKIGLYVQEKRDGLKRKQQLEEELLRTKIKVEKLKAIRLRRDLPEYSSI; encoded by the exons ATGGTTGGAAAGGCCAGATCTTCTAATTTTACCTTATCTGAAAAGCTCGATTTGCTAAAACTCGTGAAGCCGTATGTTAAAATTCTCGAGGAACATACCAATAAGCATTCTGTAatagtggaaaaaaacaaatgctgGGATATTATAGCTGATAACTACAATGCCATCGGAGTAGATCGCCCTCCTCGTACTGCACAGGGCCTGCGCACGCTGTACAAGAGGCTCAAAGAATATGCCAAACAGGAGCTATTGCAGCAAAAGGAGACTCACTCAGATTGTAAAAGCAGCTTTTCCGAGCCAACCAAGAAAGTTGTGGAGATGATTCCACAGATTTCCAATGTGTGTTTAAGAGACAGGAGCGGTGTTCAAAG TGCTAGTATCGATAAAGAAACAATTGCTGGTACCAGTTCACCACAGGCAATGCTGGATCACCATCCTGCGACAGTCATGATGGACTTGCAGTTGGAAGAGGATGTCAAACCTCCTCCTTCTCTGATTATAGACTCACAGCAAAATGAGAACTTAGAACAAGAGGAAGAACACCAGCTGGTGCATGTTATGGAAAGGTCTCCTTCAACATCAGTGTCTTCAGTTGATATGAGGGTGATGATGTCTCCTTCCCCTGTACCAAGAAGAGATGAGTTTTTTAGGCTTGAGGTTGGAGAACGCTTTAGACCAATGTGTGGTTATgacccacagatgttacaaatGCTGAAAGAGGAGCATCAAATAATATtagaaaaccaaagaaaaattgGTCTTTACGTACAAGAAAAAAGGGATGGTttgaaaagaaagcagcaacTGGAAGAAGAACTATTGCGAACAAAAATCAAAGTAGAGAAGCTGAAGGCAATACGACTACGCCGTGATCTGCCAGAATACAGCAgtatctaa